The Thiosulfativibrio zosterae genome has a window encoding:
- the rbfA gene encoding 30S ribosome-binding factor RbfA encodes MNNEVSRPKRVALEIRKTLAELLHTETKDPRLAKVNITECKISKDLSIATVYFTIIGSNKGDVEVTDAVEAFKKASAFFRSEIGQRLRLRITPHLRFFYDEVAENASEIEILIQKALHSHDR; translated from the coding sequence ATGAATAACGAAGTGAGTCGCCCTAAGCGCGTGGCATTAGAAATCCGCAAAACGCTGGCCGAATTATTACACACAGAAACTAAAGATCCCCGTTTAGCAAAGGTCAATATTACCGAGTGCAAAATCTCTAAGGATTTGAGCATTGCCACGGTTTATTTCACCATTATTGGCAGTAACAAAGGTGATGTAGAAGTGACGGATGCGGTTGAAGCCTTCAAAAAAGCCAGTGCTTTTTTTCGCTCAGAAATCGGACAGCGTTTGCGTTTGCGCATTACGCCACATTTACGCTTTTTTTATGATGAAGTGGCTGAAAATGCCAGTGAAATTGAAATTTTAATTCAAAAAGCCCTCCATTCGCATGACCGATAA
- the infB gene encoding translation initiation factor IF-2 produces MSGVTIKQFSETLNLSEERLLAQLEAAGVGKKTAKDSISDEEKQTLLSYLKALHGDTAEAPQKVTLKRKQVKTLNLSSGSGKRTVNVEVRKKRTYVKKPDEVVAEEVVEPIAEAPVVEVAQAAAPIVETVAPKTPEVEAVVDLPVEDVKVEAVVEDNSAGAAVVVTDKKEPKSIPKHNVEKDIKKTHKKELSDKEGKAHKGKPQTKIKVPKKDLAFAADEGTFGRRRKFKKHEQDNEHGFQKPVEKQVRTVALGETILVSELADKMAVKAAEVIKELMKMGTLATINQVLDQDTATLVVEELGHQVEIINENALEDSVVNQEYTGKTVHRSPVVTIMGHVDHGKTSLLDYIRKAKVASGEAGGITQHIGAYNVDTGHGGVTFIDTPGHEAFTAMRARGAKVTDIVVIVVAADDGVMPQTKEAIQHAKAAGVGMVVAMNKMDKEGANPDRVMQELVAEEVVPEEWGGDVQFVPVSAKTGFGVDELLDAILLQSEMLELEAPIDGHAKGIVIESRLDKGRGAVATVLVQTGTLKKGDIALCGMEYGRVRMLTNEKGVEVKSAGPSMPVEILGLSGIPVAGDDMITVESERKAREVAMFRQTKSKEMKIARQQKSKLDNMFNKMAEGDMQNVNIVLKADVQGSIQAISDALIKLSNEEVRVNIVSSGVGGISETDANLALASEALIFGFNVRADTKAKRLIDNEGIFLKYYSIIYEVVDEVKRAIEGKLAPEFKEEIIGIADVRDVFKAPKIGAIAGCMVVDGIVKRNAPIRVLRDNVVIYEGALESLRRYKDDVAEVRQGMECGIGVKDYNDVRAGDQIEVFQRTEIKRTLD; encoded by the coding sequence ATGTCCGGAGTAACGATTAAACAATTTTCTGAAACCTTAAATCTTTCTGAGGAAAGACTCTTAGCACAATTAGAAGCCGCCGGTGTTGGTAAAAAAACCGCTAAAGATTCTATCAGTGACGAAGAAAAACAAACGCTTTTAAGTTATTTAAAAGCGTTGCACGGTGATACGGCTGAAGCACCTCAAAAAGTGACTTTAAAGCGTAAGCAAGTCAAAACTTTAAACCTGTCTTCTGGTTCAGGTAAGCGCACCGTCAATGTTGAAGTTCGCAAAAAGCGCACTTATGTTAAAAAACCAGACGAAGTGGTTGCTGAAGAAGTGGTTGAACCCATTGCAGAAGCCCCCGTTGTCGAAGTTGCACAAGCTGCTGCACCTATAGTAGAAACGGTTGCTCCAAAAACACCAGAAGTTGAAGCGGTTGTGGATTTACCGGTTGAAGATGTTAAGGTTGAAGCGGTTGTAGAGGATAATAGCGCAGGTGCCGCTGTTGTCGTCACCGATAAAAAAGAGCCTAAAAGCATTCCTAAACATAATGTTGAAAAAGACATTAAGAAAACCCACAAAAAAGAATTGTCTGATAAAGAGGGGAAAGCCCATAAAGGCAAGCCTCAGACAAAAATCAAAGTGCCTAAAAAAGACTTGGCCTTTGCTGCTGATGAGGGTACTTTTGGTCGTCGCCGTAAGTTCAAAAAACATGAGCAGGATAACGAACATGGTTTCCAAAAACCGGTTGAAAAACAAGTTCGTACCGTTGCTTTGGGTGAAACAATTTTAGTTTCAGAGCTGGCCGATAAAATGGCGGTTAAGGCTGCTGAAGTGATTAAAGAGCTCATGAAAATGGGCACTTTAGCAACCATTAACCAGGTGTTAGACCAAGACACAGCTACTTTGGTGGTTGAAGAATTAGGGCATCAGGTTGAAATTATTAACGAGAATGCACTAGAAGATTCCGTTGTAAACCAAGAATATACCGGTAAAACAGTACACCGTTCACCCGTTGTGACCATCATGGGGCATGTTGACCATGGTAAAACATCTTTGTTGGATTACATTCGTAAAGCCAAGGTCGCTTCTGGTGAAGCCGGTGGGATTACCCAGCATATCGGTGCCTACAATGTTGACACAGGTCATGGTGGTGTAACCTTTATCGATACACCTGGTCACGAAGCCTTTACGGCGATGCGTGCGCGTGGTGCTAAGGTAACGGATATTGTTGTTATCGTGGTTGCAGCTGATGATGGTGTGATGCCACAAACCAAAGAAGCCATTCAACATGCCAAAGCGGCAGGTGTTGGTATGGTGGTTGCCATGAACAAGATGGATAAAGAGGGCGCAAACCCAGACCGCGTAATGCAAGAATTGGTTGCTGAAGAAGTTGTTCCAGAGGAATGGGGTGGCGATGTTCAGTTTGTACCTGTTTCTGCTAAAACTGGTTTTGGGGTTGATGAACTGCTAGATGCCATTCTATTGCAATCAGAAATGCTTGAATTAGAAGCACCGATTGACGGTCATGCAAAAGGGATCGTTATTGAATCTCGTTTGGATAAAGGTCGCGGAGCGGTTGCAACTGTGTTGGTTCAAACAGGTACCTTAAAGAAAGGTGACATTGCCTTGTGCGGTATGGAATATGGCCGTGTGCGCATGTTGACCAATGAAAAAGGTGTTGAAGTTAAGAGTGCTGGCCCATCAATGCCAGTAGAAATCTTAGGTTTGTCAGGTATTCCGGTTGCGGGTGATGACATGATTACGGTCGAGTCTGAAAGAAAAGCTCGTGAAGTTGCCATGTTCCGTCAAACGAAGAGCAAAGAAATGAAGATTGCGCGTCAGCAAAAATCTAAGTTAGACAATATGTTTAACAAGATGGCTGAAGGCGATATGCAAAATGTTAATATCGTGCTTAAAGCGGATGTGCAAGGTTCAATTCAGGCTATTTCAGATGCGTTAATCAAGTTATCTAACGAAGAAGTTCGCGTCAATATCGTTTCGAGCGGTGTAGGTGGGATCTCTGAAACCGATGCTAACTTAGCCCTAGCGTCAGAAGCCTTAATTTTCGGTTTCAATGTTCGTGCCGATACGAAAGCCAAGCGTTTGATTGATAACGAAGGTATTTTCTTGAAATACTACAGCATCATCTATGAAGTGGTTGATGAAGTTAAGCGTGCTATTGAAGGTAAACTTGCACCTGAGTTTAAAGAAGAAATTATCGGTATCGCAGATGTTCGTGATGTCTTTAAAGCCCCTAAAATTGGTGCAATTGCTGGTTGTATGGTGGTTGATGGTATTGTTAAGCGTAATGCGCCAATTCGTGTATTGCGTGACAATGTGGTTATCTATGAAGGTGCTTTAGAATCTCTGCGTCGTTATAAAGACGATGTTGCAGAAGTTCGTCAAGGCATGGAGTGCGGTATCGGTGTTAAAGATTACAACGATGTTCGTGCCGGTGACCAAATTGAGGTCTTCCAGCGTACTGAAATTAAGCGTACTTTAGATTAA